The following proteins come from a genomic window of Flavobacterium crocinum:
- a CDS encoding sulfite exporter TauE/SafE family protein, with product MDFQIGLVIAGLVVGFIVGLTGVGGGSLMTPILLYFNIPPTTAVGTDLLYAAFTKAGGIFVHNKKGNINWKITGWLTLGSVPAALVTLWILHSIKTDIETINRVIKQSLGWALLFTSVAIIFKQKLMKFSQKHAGDKFHSESHTQNMLTIGIGILLGATVTLTSIGAGALGTVTLFFLYPLLPTPKLVGTEIAHAVPLTLVAGIGHASMGNLDLGLLGQLLMGSLPGIYMGSMLSGKVPDQFLRNAIAVMLFLAGYKLVF from the coding sequence ATGGATTTTCAGATTGGTCTTGTCATTGCGGGTTTAGTAGTTGGGTTTATTGTTGGATTAACTGGTGTAGGAGGCGGTTCTTTGATGACGCCTATTTTATTATATTTTAATATACCGCCTACAACAGCCGTTGGAACCGATTTACTTTATGCCGCATTTACTAAAGCCGGAGGAATTTTTGTACACAATAAAAAAGGCAACATCAACTGGAAAATTACAGGTTGGCTTACATTAGGAAGTGTTCCCGCCGCTTTGGTTACTTTATGGATACTTCACAGCATTAAAACAGATATCGAAACTATAAATCGTGTTATCAAACAAAGCTTAGGCTGGGCATTATTATTTACTTCTGTCGCGATTATCTTCAAACAGAAATTAATGAAGTTTTCACAGAAACATGCCGGCGATAAATTTCATAGTGAAAGTCACACTCAAAACATGCTTACTATCGGAATTGGGATTTTGTTAGGAGCAACCGTAACTCTAACCTCAATTGGTGCCGGAGCTTTAGGAACAGTAACTTTATTTTTCCTTTATCCTTTATTACCAACCCCAAAATTGGTTGGAACCGAAATTGCTCATGCAGTTCCTTTAACTTTAGTTGCCGGAATCGGACATGCTTCTATGGGAAATTTAGATTTAGGATTATTAGGCCAATTATTGATGGGATCACTTCCTGGAATCTACATGGGAAGTATGTTAAGCGGAAAAGTGCCAGATCAATTTCTTAGAAATGCCATTGCAGTAATGCTTTTCCTTGCTGGATATAAATTGGTATTTTAG
- a CDS encoding alpha/beta fold hydrolase has protein sequence MENIPNPIIIQEFITESDASYHDIPLRFTLAGQPLHSAPIVLVNHALTGNSQVTGENGWWNDLIGEGKTIDTAVYTILAFDVPGNGTNSFLIENYLDFTARDIARIFIEGIKALQIEKLFAIIGGSVGGGIAWEILALEPNITENLIPIASDWKSTDWLIANCFLQEQILNNSSKPIEDARIHAMLCYRSPESFKEKFQRTINQELLIFNIESWLAHHGKKLQQRFQLSSYKLMNQLLKTIDITRNSESFEDLLSKTKASIHIVGINSDLFFTAKENVETYEELKKFKDNVFYSEIDSVHGHDAFLIEYKQLDHLLADIFKAETIKK, from the coding sequence TTGGAAAATATACCAAACCCTATTATAATTCAGGAATTCATCACAGAAAGTGATGCATCTTATCATGATATACCATTACGTTTTACATTGGCAGGCCAGCCCCTGCACAGTGCGCCAATCGTTTTGGTTAATCACGCCTTAACAGGAAACTCTCAGGTTACAGGCGAAAACGGTTGGTGGAATGACTTAATTGGAGAAGGTAAAACCATAGACACTGCTGTTTATACCATTTTAGCTTTTGATGTTCCGGGAAATGGAACCAATTCTTTTTTAATCGAAAACTATCTTGATTTTACGGCCAGAGATATTGCCAGAATCTTTATCGAAGGTATAAAAGCTTTACAGATTGAAAAACTTTTTGCGATTATCGGAGGTTCAGTTGGAGGTGGAATTGCCTGGGAAATCTTAGCTTTAGAACCAAACATCACAGAAAACCTTATTCCAATTGCGAGCGACTGGAAATCGACAGACTGGCTTATTGCTAATTGTTTTCTGCAAGAACAAATTTTGAATAATTCTTCAAAACCAATCGAAGACGCTAGAATTCATGCTATGCTTTGTTATCGTTCGCCAGAATCTTTCAAAGAGAAATTCCAAAGAACAATCAATCAGGAGCTACTGATTTTTAATATCGAAAGCTGGCTGGCACATCACGGAAAAAAACTGCAACAAAGATTTCAGTTGTCTTCTTATAAATTAATGAATCAGTTGCTTAAAACAATTGATATTACCAGAAATAGTGAAAGTTTCGAAGACTTATTGTCCAAAACAAAAGCTTCAATTCATATCGTAGGAATCAATTCAGACTTATTTTTTACGGCCAAAGAAAATGTCGAAACCTACGAAGAATTAAAGAAATTTAAAGACAATGTTTTCTATAGCGAAATTGATTCGGTTCACGGACATGACGCTTTTTTAATCGAGTACAAACAATTAGATCATTTACTTGCCGACATTTTTAAGGCAGAAACAATAAAGAAATAA
- a CDS encoding RrF2 family transcriptional regulator — MLSKKTKYGIKALTYLARRENNEPVQIAEIAKSEHISIKFLESILLLLRNSGFLGAKKGKGGGYYLIKDPKDISMAKVYRILEGPIALLPCASHNFYERCDDCDDEATCAARRLMTEVRDNTLKILESNSLADIAF, encoded by the coding sequence ATGCTTTCAAAAAAGACAAAATACGGAATCAAAGCTTTGACTTATTTAGCCAGACGCGAAAATAATGAACCAGTACAGATTGCCGAAATTGCGAAAAGTGAACACATTTCGATAAAATTTTTAGAAAGTATTTTACTGCTTTTAAGGAATTCCGGTTTTCTTGGAGCAAAAAAAGGAAAAGGCGGAGGTTACTATCTGATAAAAGACCCGAAAGATATTAGTATGGCAAAAGTCTATCGTATTCTGGAAGGTCCAATTGCATTATTGCCATGTGCTAGTCATAATTTCTACGAAAGATGTGATGATTGTGATGACGAAGCAACCTGTGCAGCTCGTCGATTAATGACTGAAGTTAGGGATAATACACTTAAAATATTAGAAAGTAATTCTTTGGCAGATATTGCTTTTTAG
- a CDS encoding homoserine dehydrogenase family protein, which translates to MSKLKINIILFGIGNIGSTLINQIIESQEFFLESKNVDFHFPIITNSTVAFFEKEGVGYAWETNFRQLAVPFKVEDIVEFAQENEFENLIAVDATASDELVKHYNTLIKNGFNIVAVNKKANTLPIDLYKELRADLKKYDKEFLYETSVDTGIPVLQTLRDLYYSGEKITKIRGVFSDNLSYVFNRFSAEDVSFSSVLKDASLLGLMKSTFKEDLSGNDTARKLLILAREIGKDFEFSDIQIKPFITDEHLEKNGVLNKDAIDKSFKVAKITQAENHVLRYIGEFDVEKNKLEVKLISEPADSPIGKLKGSDTIFEIFTQSYANVPIVIQSASACKQAISRGIIADILKVTEKIRNKEAVWL; encoded by the coding sequence ATGTCAAAGCTTAAAATAAATATCATCCTTTTTGGAATTGGGAATATCGGAAGTACTTTGATTAATCAGATTATCGAAAGTCAGGAATTTTTTCTGGAAAGTAAAAATGTCGATTTTCATTTTCCAATTATAACCAATTCGACGGTCGCTTTTTTTGAAAAAGAAGGAGTAGGTTATGCCTGGGAAACCAATTTCAGACAATTGGCAGTTCCTTTTAAAGTAGAAGATATAGTCGAATTTGCACAAGAAAATGAATTCGAAAACCTGATTGCCGTAGATGCAACAGCAAGTGATGAATTGGTGAAACATTATAATACGTTAATCAAAAACGGATTTAATATCGTTGCTGTAAACAAAAAAGCCAATACACTTCCGATAGACTTATACAAAGAACTAAGGGCTGATCTTAAAAAGTATGACAAAGAATTTCTATATGAAACTTCAGTAGATACCGGAATTCCGGTTTTGCAGACTTTGAGAGATTTGTATTATTCCGGAGAAAAAATCACCAAGATTCGGGGCGTTTTCTCAGATAATTTGAGTTATGTCTTCAATAGATTTTCGGCAGAAGATGTTTCGTTTTCTTCAGTTTTAAAAGATGCCAGTCTTTTAGGATTAATGAAATCTACATTTAAAGAAGATTTATCCGGAAATGACACAGCAAGAAAGCTTTTGATATTGGCCAGAGAAATCGGAAAAGATTTTGAGTTTTCAGACATTCAGATAAAACCCTTTATCACAGATGAGCACCTGGAAAAAAATGGGGTGCTGAATAAAGATGCTATCGACAAATCTTTTAAAGTCGCTAAGATTACACAGGCAGAAAATCATGTTTTAAGATACATTGGTGAATTTGATGTCGAGAAAAACAAATTGGAAGTCAAATTGATTTCGGAACCTGCTGATTCTCCAATTGGAAAATTAAAAGGATCCGATACCATTTTTGAAATTTTCACACAATCTTACGCCAATGTTCCAATTGTGATTCAGAGTGCTTCTGCTTGTAAACAAGCAATTTCAAGAGGAATAATAGCCGATATTCTAAAAGTAACCGAAAAAATTAGAAATAAAGAAGCTGTATGGTTGTAA
- a CDS encoding OsmC family protein: MKVTLNRVNDAFHFKVKNERGHIVDVDSRAEFGGSDLGASPMELVLMGVAGCSAIDMISILKKQRQEITSFNAEVEGTRVQIEEAKPFKEIDVVFYLEGEINPEKAKKAAQLSFEKYCSVAKTVEPTATISYKVVLNNEAL, translated from the coding sequence ATGAAAGTAACCTTAAACAGAGTAAACGACGCATTTCATTTCAAAGTAAAAAATGAACGCGGCCACATAGTTGACGTTGATAGCAGAGCCGAATTTGGCGGAAGCGATTTAGGCGCAAGCCCAATGGAATTGGTATTAATGGGCGTTGCAGGATGCAGTGCTATTGATATGATTTCGATCTTAAAAAAACAGCGTCAGGAAATCACTTCTTTCAACGCTGAGGTTGAAGGGACACGAGTTCAGATCGAAGAAGCAAAACCTTTTAAAGAAATCGATGTGGTTTTCTATTTAGAAGGAGAAATCAATCCGGAAAAAGCAAAAAAAGCAGCACAACTTTCTTTCGAAAAATATTGCTCAGTTGCCAAAACAGTTGAACCAACAGCAACCATTAGCTACAAAGTTGTCCTGAATAACGAAGCTTTGTAA
- a CDS encoding trans-sulfuration enzyme family protein, whose protein sequence is MNTEEFGFETQAIRTHLEKTQFQEHSTPLYLSSSFIFEDAEDMRASFTEEKVRNIYSRFSNPNTTEFVDKVCAMEGAEAGYAFATGMAAIYSTFAALLDSGDHIVSAGSVFGSTHALFMTYFPKWNIETTYFDINKPETIESFIKPNTKILYAETPTNPGVDVIDLELLGQIAKKHNLILIIDNCFATPYIQQPIKYGAHIVVHSATKLIDGQGRVLGGVAVGEAELIRKIYLFSRNTGPAMSPFNAWVLSKSLETLAVRVDKHCENALKVAEFLESHPNVQSVKYPFLKSHPKYEIAKKQMRLGGNIIAIEIKGGLEAGRKFLDKIKLCSLSANIGDVKTIVTHPASTTHSKLSEEDQLAVGITQGLVRVSVGLETVEDVIADLKQALS, encoded by the coding sequence ATGAATACAGAAGAATTTGGTTTTGAAACACAAGCCATTAGAACACATTTAGAAAAAACGCAATTTCAGGAACATTCAACGCCTTTGTACTTGTCTTCAAGTTTTATATTTGAAGATGCAGAGGATATGAGAGCATCTTTCACAGAAGAAAAAGTTCGTAATATTTACTCTCGTTTCAGCAATCCAAATACAACTGAATTTGTAGATAAAGTTTGTGCAATGGAAGGGGCAGAAGCGGGTTATGCTTTTGCAACCGGAATGGCTGCAATCTACTCTACGTTTGCTGCATTGTTAGATTCAGGCGATCACATCGTTTCAGCAGGAAGTGTTTTTGGTTCGACACATGCTTTGTTTATGACCTATTTTCCAAAATGGAATATTGAAACAACCTATTTTGATATCAATAAACCAGAAACAATAGAAAGTTTCATTAAGCCAAATACTAAAATTTTATACGCAGAAACACCAACAAATCCTGGTGTTGATGTAATTGATTTGGAGTTGTTAGGTCAAATTGCAAAAAAACACAATCTGATTTTAATAATTGATAACTGTTTTGCAACACCATATATTCAGCAACCTATAAAATATGGAGCACATATTGTAGTGCATTCAGCAACAAAATTAATAGATGGACAAGGTCGTGTTTTAGGTGGAGTTGCTGTGGGAGAAGCAGAATTGATTCGTAAAATTTATTTGTTTTCAAGAAATACCGGGCCAGCGATGTCTCCATTTAATGCTTGGGTTTTGTCAAAAAGTTTAGAGACTTTAGCTGTTCGTGTAGATAAACATTGCGAAAATGCTTTAAAAGTGGCTGAATTTTTAGAAAGTCATCCAAACGTTCAAAGTGTGAAATACCCATTCTTGAAATCACATCCAAAATATGAAATCGCTAAAAAACAAATGCGTTTAGGCGGTAACATTATTGCAATCGAAATTAAAGGTGGTCTTGAAGCAGGAAGAAAATTTTTAGATAAAATTAAATTATGTTCTCTTTCGGCAAATATTGGTGATGTAAAAACAATTGTTACACATCCGGCTTCTACAACACATAGCAAATTATCTGAAGAAGATCAGTTAGCGGTTGGAATCACGCAAGGTTTGGTTCGTGTTTCTGTTGGTTTAGAAACTGTAGAAGATGTAATTGCAGATTTAAAACAAGCGCTTTCTTAA
- the thrA gene encoding bifunctional aspartate kinase/homoserine dehydrogenase I, with protein sequence MKVLKFGGKSLANGEGLNKVVSIISDKVNQGEKIAVVVSARGNATDELEFILSIAAKNGSYKELLENFKKYQISDYPQVDLSEEFNVLDKLFEGVSLIGDYSKKIKDQILSKGELLSAKLLTAILVEKGIPANFVDTRDLLKTDSKFGDAQPLEQLSKKNVVNYFKEHNGETVNIVTGFIGSNNNNDTTTLGRNGSNYTASLIANYLNAEELQNFTHVDGIYTANPDLVADAKKIEYLSFNEANELANFGATILHAKTIIPLLEKNIPLRILNTFNHENRGTLITSDSSKEGIKTLSVLENVSLVNLEGRGLLGKAGVDARIFKVMGDHNISVSIISQGSSERGIGLVVATDKATTAVVELEKEFENDFYSKDVNQITVTDNVSVISIIGQDLSTFHKPYTALIKNKIVPILFNNTVTGKNVSLVVKKEELNKALNVIHGEIFGVSKKINIAIFGHGLVGGTLINQILESASAIEKRKDIKLNVFAIANSKKLLLNKYGVNGNWKSEIENKGEAYTIKDIIAYANEHHLENLIAIDNTASAAFVENYIPLVESSFDLISSNKVANTLSYGFYKELRKALAENQKNYLYETNVGAGLPLIDTIKLLHLSGENITKIKGVFSGTLSYLFNNFSAKEAPFSEILQEAIDNGYTEPDPREDLCGNDVGRKLLILARELDLQNEFEEISIQNLIPEHLREGSAADFLTKLKEFDPIYAKIKADQQPNHVLRYIGELSGDLQNDKGNLEVKLVSVPKDTALGGLKGSDSFFEIYTESYGDRPIVIQGAGAGSAVTARGVFGDILRLSDKG encoded by the coding sequence ATGAAAGTATTAAAATTTGGAGGTAAATCGTTAGCAAACGGAGAAGGACTTAACAAAGTTGTTTCAATCATTTCTGATAAAGTAAATCAAGGTGAAAAAATTGCCGTTGTAGTTTCTGCACGCGGAAATGCTACAGACGAATTGGAATTTATCTTAAGCATTGCTGCTAAAAACGGCAGTTATAAAGAGTTATTAGAAAACTTCAAAAAATATCAAATATCAGATTATCCACAAGTTGATTTGTCTGAAGAATTTAATGTCTTAGATAAACTTTTTGAAGGTGTAAGTTTAATTGGCGATTACAGCAAAAAAATTAAAGATCAGATATTGTCTAAAGGTGAATTACTTTCAGCTAAGCTGTTGACAGCTATTTTAGTAGAAAAAGGAATTCCAGCCAATTTTGTAGATACAAGAGATTTGCTGAAAACCGATTCTAAATTTGGCGATGCACAGCCTTTAGAGCAGCTTTCTAAGAAAAACGTAGTAAATTATTTTAAAGAACATAACGGAGAAACGGTTAATATAGTTACAGGCTTCATTGGATCTAATAACAACAACGACACAACTACTTTAGGTAGAAATGGCAGTAACTATACCGCTTCGTTAATCGCAAATTATTTAAATGCCGAAGAATTACAAAACTTCACGCATGTAGACGGAATCTATACAGCAAATCCTGATTTGGTTGCCGATGCTAAGAAAATTGAATATTTATCTTTCAACGAAGCAAACGAGCTGGCAAATTTTGGAGCTACAATTTTGCATGCCAAAACGATTATTCCATTATTAGAAAAAAATATTCCGCTTCGTATTTTAAATACTTTTAATCATGAAAACAGAGGAACTTTAATCACTTCAGATTCTTCTAAAGAAGGAATTAAGACGCTTTCTGTTTTAGAAAATGTATCTCTTGTAAATCTTGAAGGACGCGGATTACTTGGAAAAGCGGGAGTTGATGCCCGAATTTTTAAAGTAATGGGAGATCACAATATCAGTGTGAGTATTATTTCTCAAGGTTCATCAGAAAGAGGAATCGGATTGGTTGTAGCGACTGATAAAGCAACTACAGCAGTTGTAGAATTAGAAAAAGAATTCGAAAATGACTTTTATTCTAAAGATGTAAATCAGATTACGGTTACAGACAATGTCTCTGTAATTTCGATTATCGGACAGGATTTAAGTACTTTCCACAAACCTTACACTGCTTTAATTAAAAATAAAATTGTTCCTATTTTATTCAACAATACCGTAACCGGTAAAAACGTGAGTTTGGTTGTTAAAAAAGAGGAATTAAACAAAGCGCTGAACGTTATTCACGGAGAGATCTTTGGAGTTTCAAAGAAAATCAACATTGCGATTTTCGGTCACGGATTAGTGGGCGGAACTTTAATCAATCAGATTTTAGAATCGGCTTCGGCAATTGAAAAACGTAAAGACATTAAATTGAATGTTTTCGCTATAGCGAATTCTAAAAAACTGCTTTTAAACAAATATGGTGTTAATGGCAATTGGAAAAGCGAAATTGAAAACAAAGGTGAAGCTTATACTATAAAAGATATTATTGCTTACGCCAATGAACATCATTTAGAAAACTTAATTGCGATTGACAATACGGCAAGTGCAGCTTTCGTTGAGAATTATATTCCGTTAGTAGAAAGCAGTTTCGATTTGATTTCGTCTAATAAAGTGGCTAATACATTAAGCTATGGTTTCTACAAAGAATTAAGAAAAGCTTTGGCAGAAAACCAAAAGAATTATTTATACGAAACCAATGTTGGTGCAGGATTGCCTTTAATTGATACAATTAAATTATTGCACCTTTCGGGTGAAAATATTACAAAAATAAAAGGAGTTTTCTCTGGAACATTAAGTTATTTATTCAATAATTTCTCTGCAAAAGAGGCGCCTTTCAGCGAAATCTTGCAGGAAGCGATTGATAACGGATATACAGAACCAGATCCGCGTGAAGATTTATGCGGAAATGATGTTGGTAGAAAATTATTAATCTTGGCAAGAGAGTTAGATTTGCAAAATGAGTTTGAAGAAATCTCAATTCAGAACCTAATTCCGGAGCATTTACGTGAAGGAAGCGCTGCCGATTTCTTGACGAAATTAAAAGAATTCGATCCAATTTATGCTAAAATAAAAGCAGATCAACAGCCAAATCACGTGTTGAGATATATTGGAGAATTGTCTGGAGATTTGCAGAATGATAAAGGAAATCTAGAAGTAAAATTAGTTTCAGTTCCAAAAGATACAGCATTAGGTGGATTAAAAGGTTCTGATTCTTTCTTCGAAATTTACACAGAATCTTACGGAGATCGTCCAATCGTTATTCAGGGAGCTGGTGCAGGTTCTGCGGTAACAGCGAGAGGAGTTTTCGGAGATATTTTGAGATTGTCAGACAAAGGGTAA
- a CDS encoding RDD family protein, with product MSDSTYVLHKKLLTSDRDRFFNCIIDFVFISVFIFVFSFFVVIIGNVFQWNAYGAWVEIMINLGVIGTYLSFAIIYYLIFESLFPRTIGKIVTGSIVVNENGIKPNFEMVCLRTVCRLIPFDVFSFLGKSGRFWHDSLSKTYVVEKNDLEKDMEIFYNLDATGST from the coding sequence TTGAGCGATTCTACTTATGTTCTACACAAGAAGTTATTGACGTCTGATCGTGATCGTTTTTTTAACTGCATTATTGATTTTGTTTTTATTTCAGTTTTCATATTTGTTTTTTCATTTTTTGTTGTAATTATTGGCAATGTTTTTCAGTGGAATGCTTATGGTGCTTGGGTAGAAATTATGATAAACCTTGGAGTAATAGGAACTTACCTTTCTTTTGCGATAATCTACTACTTGATATTTGAATCTCTTTTTCCCAGAACTATAGGAAAAATTGTTACTGGAAGTATCGTGGTGAATGAAAATGGAATAAAACCTAATTTTGAAATGGTTTGTCTGAGAACTGTGTGTCGTTTAATTCCTTTTGATGTGTTTTCTTTTTTAGGAAAATCGGGAAGGTTTTGGCATGATTCCTTATCAAAAACTTATGTTGTCGAGAAAAATGACTTGGAAAAAGACATGGAAATCTTTTATAATTTAGACGCAACAGGAAGTACATAG
- a CDS encoding TSUP family transporter, translating into MENELKLNNTAVKSNALSKENLWVVIPVVLLLGLVATLIYNHHAEFSWDGLVQGFDENLLAFFLIGVFAQLVDGALGMGYGATSTSFLLAYGVPPVVSSTAVHVSEMFTTGASALSHHRFGNINKKLVKHLLIPGVLGSITGAYLLSDVIDGDVIKPFIAVYMIVLAAIIIKKALKKNVEKKKTKKLGVLAVFGGFMDSVGGGGWGPIVTSTLLGRGRNPKYTIGSVNAAEFAISFASGITFMLFGGIHGWQVIIGLIAGGVIAAPIAAFLVTRIKRKPMMIAVGILIIILSLKTLSKLL; encoded by the coding sequence ATGGAAAATGAACTTAAGTTAAACAACACAGCGGTAAAGTCTAATGCTTTATCAAAGGAGAATTTATGGGTTGTGATACCTGTAGTTTTGTTGTTAGGTTTGGTAGCTACACTAATCTATAATCATCATGCAGAGTTTTCTTGGGATGGTTTAGTACAAGGTTTTGATGAAAATCTTTTAGCGTTCTTTTTAATTGGTGTTTTTGCACAATTAGTAGATGGTGCCTTAGGAATGGGATATGGAGCCACTTCAACATCGTTTTTATTAGCGTATGGAGTTCCGCCGGTTGTGAGCAGTACAGCGGTTCACGTTTCAGAAATGTTTACAACGGGAGCGTCGGCACTTTCGCATCATCGTTTTGGCAACATCAATAAAAAATTGGTAAAGCATTTGTTGATTCCGGGAGTTTTGGGTTCTATAACAGGAGCTTATTTATTGTCTGATGTAATTGACGGTGATGTCATTAAGCCTTTTATTGCAGTTTACATGATTGTTTTGGCTGCGATTATCATCAAAAAAGCATTGAAGAAAAATGTTGAGAAAAAGAAAACTAAAAAATTAGGCGTTTTAGCTGTCTTTGGAGGTTTTATGGATTCAGTTGGCGGTGGAGGCTGGGGGCCAATCGTAACTTCAACATTATTAGGAAGAGGAAGAAACCCTAAATATACAATTGGTTCTGTTAATGCTGCTGAGTTTGCGATTTCATTTGCAAGTGGTATAACATTTATGCTTTTTGGAGGTATTCACGGTTGGCAGGTTATTATCGGATTAATTGCCGGAGGAGTTATTGCAGCACCAATTGCAGCATTTTTAGTAACTAGAATTAAAAGAAAACCAATGATGATTGCCGTTGGGATTCTAATTATAATATTGAGTTTAAAAACATTATCTAAATTATTGTAA
- a CDS encoding O-acetylhomoserine aminocarboxypropyltransferase/cysteine synthase family protein — MSTQKFATNALHAGHDVTKNAGTRAVPIYQTSSYVFNNADHAANLFGLAEAGFIYTRLNNPTNDVLEQRLAALEGGIGAVVTASGASAISTTLLTLLKAGDHIVASNSLYGGTYNLLKVTLPRLGITTTFVDPSKPENFTKAAKENTRAFFVESLGNPKLDVLDLKGISVQAKAFKVPFIVDNTVATPYLLNPIKYGADIVIHSLTKYIAGNGTSLGGVIVDAGNFDWANGKFPEFTEPSAGYHGLVYHEALGNAAFIAKVRIEGLRDFGAALSPFNAFQIIQGLETLPIRIKKHSENALALAEWLEKQDEVVWVNYPGLKSNKYYDLAKEYLPEGQSGIITFGLKGGFDAAKKVVDDTKLFSLLANIGDTKSLIIHPASTTHQQLTDEEQIETGVSKDLVRLSVGIEDIEDLIADLQAVFESVSLSQYSINKN, encoded by the coding sequence ATGAGCACACAAAAATTCGCAACAAACGCACTTCACGCAGGACACGACGTAACTAAAAACGCAGGAACCAGAGCCGTGCCTATTTATCAAACATCTTCATACGTATTTAATAATGCAGATCATGCAGCCAATTTATTTGGTCTAGCCGAAGCAGGATTTATCTACACAAGATTGAACAATCCAACAAACGATGTTTTAGAACAGCGACTTGCCGCACTTGAAGGTGGAATAGGAGCTGTAGTAACTGCTTCTGGAGCATCGGCAATTTCGACCACTTTATTGACTTTGCTAAAAGCTGGAGATCATATCGTAGCGTCGAACAGCTTATATGGAGGAACGTATAATCTTTTAAAAGTTACATTACCAAGATTAGGAATCACAACCACATTTGTAGATCCGTCAAAACCGGAAAACTTTACTAAGGCAGCAAAAGAAAATACAAGAGCTTTCTTTGTGGAATCTCTTGGAAATCCAAAATTAGACGTTTTGGATTTAAAAGGAATTTCGGTGCAAGCCAAAGCATTCAAAGTGCCATTTATAGTAGATAATACAGTTGCGACACCTTATTTATTAAACCCAATTAAATACGGTGCCGATATTGTAATTCACTCCTTAACTAAATATATCGCTGGAAACGGAACTTCATTAGGAGGCGTTATTGTTGATGCCGGAAATTTTGACTGGGCAAACGGAAAATTCCCTGAATTTACAGAACCATCTGCAGGTTACCACGGATTAGTATATCATGAAGCTTTAGGAAATGCGGCTTTTATTGCAAAAGTTCGAATTGAAGGGCTGCGTGATTTTGGTGCCGCTTTGAGTCCGTTTAATGCTTTTCAGATTATTCAAGGTTTGGAAACACTTCCAATTCGAATTAAGAAGCACAGCGAAAATGCTTTGGCTTTGGCTGAATGGTTAGAGAAACAAGATGAGGTGGTTTGGGTAAACTATCCAGGACTGAAATCAAATAAATATTATGATTTAGCTAAAGAATATCTGCCTGAAGGTCAAAGCGGTATTATCACTTTTGGACTTAAAGGAGGTTTTGACGCTGCTAAAAAAGTGGTAGATGATACTAAATTATTTTCTCTGCTGGCTAATATTGGTGATACAAAATCATTAATCATTCATCCGGCAAGTACGACGCATCAGCAATTAACAGATGAAGAACAAATCGAAACAGGAGTTTCTAAAGATTTGGTTCGTCTGTCTGTGGGAATTGAAGATATAGAGGATTTAATTGCTGATCTGCAAGCTGTTTTTGAAAGTGTTTCGCTTTCGCAATACAGCATCAATAAGAACTAG